A region from the Rhinoderma darwinii isolate aRhiDar2 chromosome 2, aRhiDar2.hap1, whole genome shotgun sequence genome encodes:
- the LOC142741993 gene encoding uncharacterized protein LOC142741993: protein MRMKTNNEEMTNRILNVTLEIIYLLTGEDYGPMKKSVKQVTSSGTQRLSRRTRNPTLAPPPHSLIQERDQEKKILDLTNKIVELLTGEVPIRCQDVAVYLSLEEWEYLDGHKDLYKDVMTETQQPLPSPDGSSIGNTSERCPSPDYSPESTEETQDYQDGSLRVIKVEFVETDVSGDEQSKDQTTEISPGVSSKRNKSERRPRPDYPQESTEESRSVPQDHLDGSLRVIKVEVVDTDMWGDEPCNQETPTQISPGPASSNLTNVFPCAECGKSFTHKSKLSRHKRTHTGETPFSCTDCGKSFKHKTSLVDHQRIHTGEKPFACSYCGQRFAHRSIVIDHERTHTGYKPFTCSFCGQSFTMRSTYVNHLRIHTGEKPFSCSDCGKCFTQKSALDKHRFLHTGERPFSCTECGKSFSRRSLLVEHERTHTGERPFSCSECGKSFAHKSTLSAHKISHTGLKMFTCSQCNKSFTTKKGLVRHRQIHAADK from the exons ATGAGGATGAAGACAAACAATGAAGAGATGACCAATCGTATATTAAatgtcaccttggagatcatctacctgctgaccggagag GATTATGGACCTATGAAGAAGTCCGTCAAGCAAGTGACATCCAGTGGCACCCAACGTTTGTCAAGAAGAACCCGTAATCCCACATTGGCTCCTCCACCGCACTCGCTGATACAGGAGAGAGACCAAGAGAAGAAGATCCTGGACCTCACTAACAAGATCGTCGAGCTGCTGACCGGCGAG gttcctatccgGTGTCAGGACGTCGCTGTCTATCTCTctctggaggagtgggagtatctagacggacacaaggatctgtataaGGACGTCATGACGGAGACTCAGCAGCCCCtcccatcaccgg atggatccagtatagGAAACAcatcagagagatgtcccagtccagaCTATTCCCCCGAGTCTACAGAGGAAACACAGGATTACCAG GATGGGAGCTTGAGAGTTATCAAAGTTGAATTTGTAGAGACGGATGTGTCGGGGGATGAGCAGTCTAAGGATCAGACCACAGAAATCAGTCCAG GTGTATCTAGTAAGAGAAATAAATCAGAGAGAcgtcccagaccagactatccacaGGAGTCTACAGAGGAAAGTCGCAGCGTCCCACAGGATCATCTG GATGGAAGCTTAAGAGTTATCAAAGTTGAAGTCGTGGACACGGATATGTGGGGGGATGAGCCGTGTAATCAGGAGACTCCTACACAGATCAGCCCAG GTCCAGCGTCGTCCAATTTGACTAACGTATTTCCATGCGCTGAGTGCGGTAAATCTTTTACCCATAAATCAAAGCTAAGTCGGCACAAAAGAACTCACACGGGTGAAACACCATTTTCATGCACCGACTGCGGAAAGAGCTTCAAACATAAGACGTCGCTCGTTGACCACCAGAGAATCCACACGGGAGAGAAGCCGTTCGCCTGTTCTTATTGCGGACAAAGATTTGCCCATAGGTCCATAGTGATCGACCACGAGAGGACTCACACCGGCTACAAGCCCTTCACGTGTTCCTTTTGTGGCCAGAGCTTTACAATGAGATCCACTTATGTCAACCATTTGAGGATCCACacgggggagaagccattttcctGCTCAGATTGCGGTAAATGTTTTACCCAGAAATCTGCACTTGACAAACATCGGTTCCTCCACACCGGCGAGCGGCCATTCTCGTGTACCGAGTGCGGGAAGAGTTTTTCGAGACGATCGCTTCTTGTAGAACACGAGAGGACTCACACCGGGGAGCGGCCGTTTTCATGTTCCGAATGCGGTAAATCCTTTGCCCACAAATCAACCCTTTCTGCGCATAAGATAAGTCACACGGGGCTGAAGATGTTCACGTGTTCTCAATGTAACAAGTCCTTCACAACCAAAAAAGGTCTTGTACGACATCGGCAAATCCACGCGGCAGACAAGTAA